The Akkermansia muciniphila genome contains a region encoding:
- a CDS encoding hemolysin family protein has product MILFIIFVILFLILINAFYVAAEFAAVSVRRNMIREMAEGGSKVAAHLLKILENTRELDRYIAACQFGITISSLILGAYGQVELSAYLLPLFERFGGMDSVMANSVAAIVVLVGLTVLQVILGELMPKSLALQFPRQAALYTYYPMRWTLTFFAWFIDFLNGSGLLLLKLFRLPPGGHQHIHTQQEINMLLDESHQGGLLEEDEHERLHSALSFAERTVEQIMIPRFRLVCLDVDATEEDILNMIADRPHTHIPVYEGNRESVIGMLHIKDMVAAYAEKGVLPPLRSMLREVPCVMEMQTVEMLVSRLREDKAKEAFVLDEYGKFVGLVTLERLLGEMVGDIDEEFIRSGEKVETLPDGTVRIPGMMRAHKAECLVPFLMNGAATVGGSVIKHMSCIPKEGDRLIIAGRVLVVEKMDHNRVSSILLLPPEKKENEPAMESGVDS; this is encoded by the coding sequence ATGATTCTTTTTATCATTTTCGTTATTCTTTTTCTGATTCTGATCAACGCCTTTTACGTTGCCGCAGAATTTGCCGCCGTGAGCGTGCGCCGCAACATGATTCGTGAAATGGCGGAGGGCGGCAGCAAGGTGGCGGCGCATTTGCTCAAAATTCTGGAGAATACCAGGGAGCTGGACCGCTACATTGCGGCCTGCCAGTTCGGCATTACCATCTCCAGCCTGATTCTGGGCGCCTACGGGCAGGTGGAACTGTCCGCTTATCTGCTTCCTCTGTTTGAACGGTTTGGCGGCATGGATTCCGTGATGGCCAATTCCGTAGCCGCCATTGTGGTGTTGGTAGGGCTGACGGTGCTGCAGGTGATTCTGGGGGAATTGATGCCCAAGTCCCTGGCGCTGCAATTCCCCCGGCAGGCGGCTTTGTACACGTATTACCCCATGCGCTGGACGCTGACCTTCTTCGCGTGGTTCATTGACTTCCTGAACGGAAGCGGCCTGCTGCTGCTCAAACTGTTCCGCCTGCCGCCGGGAGGCCACCAGCACATCCACACCCAGCAGGAGATCAACATGCTGCTGGATGAAAGCCATCAGGGGGGCCTGCTGGAGGAGGATGAGCATGAGCGGCTGCACAGCGCGCTTTCCTTTGCGGAACGCACGGTGGAGCAGATCATGATTCCCCGCTTCCGGCTGGTTTGCCTGGATGTGGACGCTACGGAGGAGGATATTCTGAATATGATTGCGGACAGGCCCCATACTCATATTCCGGTGTATGAAGGAAACCGTGAGTCCGTGATCGGCATGCTGCATATCAAGGACATGGTGGCCGCATATGCGGAAAAGGGCGTTCTGCCTCCCCTGCGCTCCATGCTGCGGGAGGTGCCGTGCGTGATGGAGATGCAGACAGTGGAGATGCTGGTGTCCCGGCTCCGGGAGGACAAGGCCAAGGAAGCTTTTGTGCTGGATGAATACGGCAAGTTTGTGGGGCTGGTGACGCTGGAACGCCTGCTGGGTGAAATGGTGGGGGACATAGATGAGGAATTCATCCGCTCCGGGGAAAAAGTGGAAACCCTGCCGGACGGTACCGTGCGCATTCCCGGCATGATGCGCGCCCATAAGGCGGAGTGCTTGGTGCCTTTCCTGATGAACGGCGCCGCTACAGTAGGGGGCTCCGTGATCAAGCACATGTCCTGCATTCCCAAGGAGGGGGACCGCCTGATTATTGCCGGGCGCGTGCTGGTGGTGGAGAAGATGGACCACAACCGCGTCTCCTCCATTCTGCTGTTGCCTCCGGAGAAAAAGGAGAATGAACCTGCCATGGAAAGCGGGGTGGACTCATGA
- a CDS encoding M28 family peptidase has translation MPAIRILLFPLLFLNFCMASVPEDAPPFSGQSMERLTTLLSIPSSSGAETPFQQCWLKHVAPLADSSGTDLHQNAWATFRSPDPDAPELLIDAHADEVGVVIAGITPNGFLKVKPVGFPDFQSMLSCPYRFDGAHGPVTAFAGAVPGWWLNRSPLPAGKEYVLFDAGASSAEEARNMGLSTGQRGVPATRPELLHGSRLMAHGLDCRLNSFMLMELASFLSQHQKDLKYHVTLLSSSQEEIGLIGATAYCEKNRPQLAIVIDCTLDTVQLDDLPSREENGRLTRQAMGKGPVIFTHDKIFYQPITEQLLQLAEEQGIPLQKDATFPPGMANFVPVKLYGGQAAFLGPPIRYMHSPRELADLKDVKATLDLLGRFLCTPPSPEVKAASAQEKKQPPQPEPVTAR, from the coding sequence ATGCCCGCTATCCGCATCCTGCTGTTCCCCCTGCTTTTTCTGAACTTTTGCATGGCCTCCGTGCCGGAAGACGCGCCGCCTTTCAGCGGCCAGTCCATGGAACGTCTGACAACCCTGCTGAGCATTCCGTCCTCCTCCGGAGCGGAAACCCCTTTCCAGCAATGCTGGCTGAAACACGTGGCGCCCCTGGCGGACAGCTCCGGCACGGACCTGCATCAAAATGCCTGGGCAACATTCCGCAGCCCGGACCCGGACGCTCCGGAATTGTTGATAGACGCCCATGCGGATGAAGTGGGCGTGGTCATTGCAGGCATCACGCCCAACGGGTTCCTGAAGGTGAAGCCTGTCGGGTTCCCGGATTTCCAGTCCATGCTTTCCTGCCCCTACCGCTTTGACGGGGCCCATGGTCCCGTCACCGCCTTTGCGGGCGCAGTGCCCGGCTGGTGGTTGAACCGCTCCCCGCTCCCGGCAGGAAAGGAATACGTCCTGTTTGACGCGGGAGCGTCCAGCGCGGAGGAGGCCCGGAACATGGGCCTGAGCACAGGCCAGCGCGGCGTTCCCGCCACCAGGCCGGAATTGCTGCACGGTTCCCGCCTGATGGCCCACGGCCTGGACTGCCGCCTGAATTCCTTCATGCTGATGGAACTGGCTTCTTTCCTGTCCCAACATCAAAAAGACCTGAAATACCACGTAACGCTGCTTTCTTCCTCCCAGGAGGAGATAGGCCTCATCGGAGCCACGGCGTATTGTGAGAAGAACCGACCCCAGCTGGCTATCGTCATTGACTGCACGCTGGATACCGTCCAGCTCGACGACCTTCCATCCCGTGAAGAAAACGGAAGGCTGACCCGCCAGGCCATGGGAAAAGGCCCCGTCATTTTCACCCATGACAAGATCTTTTACCAGCCCATCACTGAGCAGCTTCTCCAGCTGGCGGAAGAACAAGGTATTCCCCTGCAAAAGGACGCCACCTTTCCTCCCGGCATGGCCAATTTTGTCCCCGTCAAGCTTTACGGCGGCCAGGCCGCCTTCCTGGGACCGCCCATCCGCTACATGCACTCCCCACGGGAACTGGCGGACCTGAAGGATGTAAAGGCCACGCTGGACCTGCTGGGCCGTTTCCTGTGCACCCCTCCCTCCCCGGAAGTGAAAGCCGCATCCGCGCAGGAAAAGAAACAACCGCCACAACCGGAACCCGTGACCGCAAGGTAA
- a CDS encoding polyribonucleotide nucleotidyltransferase, translating to MSIHSVECNVGTNPITIETGKMARLADGAVVVRSGDTVVLVTVVSATKVKEGQTFFPLSVEYKEKAAAAGMFPGGYFKREGRPTEKEILTCRMTDRPLRPMFPKGYFYDTQVVTLLLSADGENEPDILSINGASAACVVSDLPFAEPVGAVRVGRVDGQFIINPTNSQRENSQLDLVFAGTKNQVIMIEGSANELPEEDFIAALRLAQENVKVLCEKQEELRAVCGKEKRSYELCLAKPELLEIGYEIAGDRIEDAIYAASKVERQKKVGALRDEVEAAIKERHPEATDFDVEQVFEYIQKKAFRISIMDKDKRADGRALKELRPLTAEINVLPSVVHGSAIFARGETMSLCLATLAPMEERQYMDNYTGSVNEKRFILHYNFPPFSVGDTGRFGGQNRREIGHGALAERSIAPVVPDEQEFPYAIRISSEIMESNGSTSMASVCAGTMSLLAAGVPLKRPVAGISVGLVTEQNDQHEITTYKTLLDIIGSEDFYGDMDFKLCGTSEGVTGYQLDLKLPGIPLSILEEAIHVAKTGRTDVLKVMNDAIAAPAQMSPNAPRIETTKIPADRIGELIGPGGKNIKAIQAESGADINIEEDGTVHIYAAKQEGLDRALDLVTRMFKTIEIGELYTGKIVSTTTFGAFMEVLPGKDGLIHISELAEGRTAKTEDVVSVGDVVTAKCIGIDDKGRVKMSVRAALRDAKAAEAEAAGITE from the coding sequence ATGAGCATACATTCAGTTGAATGCAACGTTGGTACGAATCCCATCACGATTGAAACCGGAAAAATGGCCCGTCTTGCAGACGGCGCGGTTGTCGTCCGCAGCGGCGACACCGTGGTTCTCGTGACCGTGGTGAGCGCCACCAAAGTAAAGGAAGGCCAGACCTTCTTCCCCCTGTCTGTGGAATACAAGGAAAAGGCCGCTGCCGCGGGCATGTTCCCCGGCGGCTACTTCAAGCGTGAAGGCCGCCCCACGGAAAAGGAAATCCTGACGTGCCGCATGACGGACCGCCCCCTGCGCCCGATGTTCCCCAAGGGTTACTTCTATGACACGCAGGTAGTAACCCTTCTGCTCTCCGCCGATGGTGAAAATGAACCGGATATTCTGAGCATCAACGGCGCTTCCGCCGCCTGCGTCGTTTCCGACCTCCCCTTTGCCGAACCCGTGGGCGCCGTCCGCGTGGGCCGTGTTGACGGCCAGTTCATCATTAACCCGACCAACTCCCAGCGTGAAAACAGCCAGCTTGACCTGGTGTTTGCCGGGACGAAGAACCAGGTAATCATGATTGAAGGTTCTGCCAATGAACTGCCGGAAGAAGACTTCATCGCCGCACTGCGCCTGGCTCAGGAAAACGTGAAGGTTCTTTGCGAAAAGCAGGAAGAACTCCGTGCCGTCTGCGGCAAGGAAAAGCGTTCCTACGAGCTCTGTCTTGCCAAGCCGGAACTGCTGGAAATCGGCTATGAAATCGCCGGTGACCGCATTGAAGACGCCATCTATGCCGCCTCCAAGGTTGAACGCCAGAAGAAGGTGGGCGCCCTGCGCGACGAAGTGGAAGCCGCCATTAAGGAACGCCATCCGGAAGCCACCGATTTTGACGTGGAGCAGGTCTTTGAATACATTCAGAAGAAGGCCTTCCGCATCTCCATCATGGACAAGGACAAGCGTGCCGACGGCCGCGCCCTCAAGGAACTGCGCCCCCTGACCGCGGAAATCAACGTGTTGCCTTCCGTGGTGCACGGCTCCGCGATATTTGCCCGCGGTGAAACGATGTCCCTCTGCCTGGCGACGCTCGCTCCGATGGAAGAACGCCAGTACATGGACAACTACACGGGCAGCGTGAATGAAAAGCGCTTCATCCTGCACTATAACTTCCCTCCCTTCTCCGTAGGTGACACCGGCCGTTTCGGCGGGCAGAACCGTCGTGAAATCGGTCATGGCGCTCTGGCGGAACGTTCCATCGCTCCCGTAGTGCCGGACGAACAGGAATTCCCGTACGCCATCCGCATTTCTTCTGAAATCATGGAATCCAACGGTTCCACCTCCATGGCCTCCGTCTGTGCGGGCACAATGTCCCTGCTGGCGGCCGGCGTGCCCCTCAAGCGCCCCGTGGCGGGCATTTCCGTGGGCCTGGTGACGGAACAGAATGACCAGCATGAAATCACTACTTACAAGACCCTTCTGGACATCATCGGTTCCGAAGACTTCTACGGTGACATGGACTTCAAGCTTTGCGGCACGTCTGAAGGCGTGACGGGCTACCAGCTGGACCTCAAGCTCCCCGGCATCCCCCTCTCCATTCTGGAAGAAGCCATCCATGTGGCCAAGACCGGCCGCACGGACGTGCTGAAGGTCATGAATGACGCCATTGCCGCTCCGGCCCAGATGAGCCCGAACGCTCCCCGCATTGAGACCACCAAGATTCCCGCCGACCGCATCGGCGAGCTGATTGGCCCCGGCGGCAAGAACATCAAGGCCATCCAGGCTGAATCCGGCGCCGACATCAACATTGAGGAAGACGGTACCGTGCACATCTACGCCGCCAAGCAGGAAGGCCTGGACCGCGCGCTGGATCTCGTCACCCGCATGTTCAAGACCATTGAAATCGGTGAACTGTACACCGGCAAGATCGTTTCCACGACCACCTTCGGCGCGTTCATGGAAGTGCTTCCCGGCAAGGATGGTCTGATTCACATCTCCGAGCTGGCCGAAGGCCGCACCGCCAAGACGGAAGACGTCGTGAGCGTGGGAGACGTGGTGACTGCCAAGTGCATCGGCATTGACGACAAGGGCCGTGTGAAGATGTCTGTCCGCGCCGCTCTGCGCGACGCCAAGGCTGCTGAAGCGGAAGCCGCCGGCATTACGGAATAA
- a CDS encoding efflux transporter outer membrane subunit, producing MKHLMLLLMGALLASCGSTAVFERPVMDMPEGTARTSPVGHGWWRIFHDRALNRLEEKAVERNRDLLRASALVDQASALAAQAGAALLPRAELRAGASSQELSEGERYMNNLPDRSRDLWSMSGILSYEVDLWGKLRARTEAARSELLASSAARDAVYLRLTAEVASAYINVRTWEEKCLIIRRVHASYEQTCAMYEKRFVQGQYPELALRRVQAERSRTLAQLKLAENELSRAESVLSVLVGDSPRQVMKGVRPAGGNPALLASPPSIPARIPGDMIERRPDIWELESRLKAAFYGKEAARKDRFPSLVLTGQLGQVSTQLNELLNQLSRSYDLGGGMIQTLFDGGRKRAAVRAASAECAAVQAAYEQAVLNAFREIRDALVERRKSTEVYEAALDEVKCLRRSWDIASKQYEAGYLGLMDALDTHRHLLSGELEMADAAQMRLNAVVKFCKALGGGWQGRPGSA from the coding sequence ATGAAACACCTCATGCTTCTTCTCATGGGCGCCCTGCTGGCGTCCTGCGGCAGTACGGCCGTATTTGAACGGCCTGTCATGGATATGCCGGAGGGAACGGCCCGGACTTCCCCCGTGGGGCACGGCTGGTGGCGCATTTTTCATGATCGCGCTCTGAACCGTCTGGAAGAAAAGGCCGTGGAGCGTAACCGCGATCTTCTCCGCGCCAGTGCCCTGGTGGACCAGGCCTCCGCCCTGGCGGCACAGGCGGGAGCAGCCCTGCTGCCCCGGGCTGAACTGAGGGCCGGAGCCAGTAGCCAGGAGCTTTCTGAGGGCGAACGCTATATGAACAACCTGCCGGACCGTTCCAGGGACTTGTGGTCCATGTCCGGCATTCTCTCCTATGAAGTGGACTTGTGGGGGAAGTTGCGGGCACGCACGGAAGCCGCCCGTTCCGAACTGCTGGCTTCTTCTGCCGCGCGGGATGCGGTTTACCTGCGCCTGACGGCGGAGGTGGCCTCCGCGTACATCAATGTGCGCACGTGGGAAGAAAAATGCCTCATCATCCGGCGCGTTCACGCCTCCTATGAGCAGACCTGCGCCATGTATGAAAAAAGGTTTGTGCAGGGGCAGTATCCGGAGCTTGCCCTGCGCCGTGTCCAGGCGGAGCGTTCCAGAACGCTGGCCCAGTTGAAACTGGCGGAAAACGAATTGTCCCGGGCAGAAAGCGTCTTGTCCGTGCTCGTGGGGGACAGCCCCCGGCAGGTGATGAAAGGCGTCCGGCCCGCCGGAGGCAATCCGGCCCTGCTGGCTTCTCCTCCATCCATTCCGGCACGGATTCCCGGTGACATGATTGAACGCCGTCCGGATATATGGGAACTGGAATCCCGCCTGAAAGCCGCTTTTTATGGAAAGGAGGCGGCGCGGAAGGACAGGTTCCCCTCACTGGTGCTGACCGGGCAGCTGGGGCAGGTCAGCACCCAGCTGAACGAACTGCTGAACCAGCTGTCCAGAAGCTATGATCTGGGAGGCGGGATGATCCAGACTTTGTTTGACGGAGGGAGGAAGCGCGCCGCCGTCCGCGCGGCGTCTGCCGAATGCGCCGCCGTGCAGGCTGCATATGAACAGGCGGTTCTGAATGCCTTCCGGGAAATCCGGGACGCCCTGGTGGAACGCCGTAAAAGTACGGAGGTTTATGAAGCCGCCCTTGACGAGGTGAAGTGCCTGCGCCGGAGCTGGGATATTGCGTCCAAACAGTATGAGGCCGGGTATCTGGGGTTGATGGATGCCCTGGACACGCACAGGCACCTCTTGAGCGGGGAGCTGGAAATGGCGGATGCCGCGCAGATGCGGCTGAATGCCGTCGTTAAATTCTGCAAGGCATTGGGCGGTGGATGGCAGGGCCGCCCCGGTTCCGCATGA
- a CDS encoding MFS transporter, protein MSGSVQQTTVPAWRRRLLVGMACACTMLTFLNMGCITAATPDLSGTFVVGTLDVSWSGGACPLGTALSFTVAAYLWARIGLRRSLRMALLMLLLGTLLGLAADHFFMMILARFLQGAGGGLALVYGTGLVNAALPPERRGVTMGVKLCSIGLASCASPVVGCLLVQYWHWRGLFVIVGAAALILAVLTTLYVPNQKIPRSGKFDWFSFLAVGMGCVCLLMVLIYGETDGWTAPGVLGWMYGGFCSFALAFISCMTHRSPLLNVRVLGNWRFLCGLLASLCNIFCICWVRVGTVQFMRNVMNYEPVGIAYVFMVLVAGFCGGAVLVLPLMQKGKLALRVGMMAGLLALGFSAFLLSRLDAGCSWLDVAWPLGLFGIGYAFCLNTATPLALRGVENHAAAASSRTLNTVRYIFISLYVSSVSTVLAHMKTGFRFSMAEQVREDAPGTVHTLDLWQRHFTETGGTAREIHASVEAVLRKSVALQSQIFSVDTFYLCTVIVGAAGVLFALFCLKSSPERKSAS, encoded by the coding sequence ATGAGTGGTTCTGTTCAGCAAACAACGGTTCCGGCGTGGCGCCGCCGCCTGCTGGTAGGGATGGCCTGCGCCTGCACGATGCTGACGTTCCTGAATATGGGCTGCATCACGGCGGCCACGCCGGATTTGTCAGGCACGTTTGTGGTGGGCACGCTGGACGTTTCCTGGTCAGGTGGCGCATGCCCGCTGGGGACTGCCCTGTCCTTTACTGTGGCGGCGTATCTGTGGGCACGCATCGGGTTAAGAAGGTCCCTGCGCATGGCATTGCTGATGCTGCTGCTCGGGACGCTCCTTGGGCTGGCGGCCGATCATTTTTTCATGATGATTCTGGCCCGTTTCCTCCAGGGGGCCGGAGGAGGGCTGGCCCTCGTATACGGCACGGGCCTGGTGAATGCCGCCCTGCCGCCGGAGCGCCGCGGCGTGACAATGGGCGTGAAGCTTTGCTCCATTGGCCTGGCTTCCTGCGCCAGCCCGGTAGTGGGGTGCCTGCTGGTGCAATACTGGCACTGGCGGGGGCTGTTCGTCATTGTGGGCGCGGCGGCGCTTATCCTGGCTGTTCTGACGACGCTGTACGTTCCCAACCAGAAAATACCCAGGAGCGGAAAGTTTGACTGGTTTTCCTTTCTGGCGGTGGGGATGGGATGCGTGTGCCTGCTGATGGTCCTCATTTACGGGGAGACAGACGGCTGGACGGCACCCGGAGTGCTGGGGTGGATGTACGGGGGATTTTGTTCCTTTGCCCTGGCCTTCATTTCCTGCATGACTCACCGTTCCCCGCTGCTGAACGTCCGCGTGCTGGGCAACTGGCGGTTCCTGTGCGGCCTGCTGGCTTCCCTGTGCAACATCTTCTGCATTTGCTGGGTGCGCGTGGGGACGGTGCAGTTCATGCGTAATGTAATGAATTACGAGCCGGTGGGAATTGCCTATGTGTTTATGGTTCTGGTGGCGGGGTTCTGCGGCGGTGCAGTCCTTGTACTGCCCTTGATGCAGAAGGGTAAACTGGCCCTCAGGGTGGGCATGATGGCCGGGCTGCTGGCGCTGGGTTTCTCCGCTTTCCTCCTTTCCCGGCTGGATGCGGGCTGCTCCTGGCTGGATGTGGCATGGCCCCTGGGATTGTTCGGGATCGGGTATGCGTTCTGTTTGAACACGGCCACGCCGCTTGCCCTGAGAGGGGTGGAGAACCATGCCGCCGCCGCTTCCTCCCGGACGCTGAACACCGTGCGCTACATCTTCATTTCCTTGTATGTCAGCAGTGTGAGCACCGTACTGGCCCATATGAAAACAGGGTTCCGCTTCAGCATGGCGGAGCAGGTGAGGGAGGATGCACCGGGAACGGTGCATACGCTGGACCTGTGGCAGCGGCATTTTACGGAAACCGGAGGCACGGCACGGGAAATTCACGCGTCCGTGGAAGCGGTGCTCCGGAAGTCCGTGGCGCTGCAAAGCCAGATTTTTTCCGTGGATACTTTTTATCTCTGCACTGTAATCGTGGGGGCGGCGGGAGTTCTGTTTGCCCTGTTCTGCCTGAAATCCAGCCCGGAAAGGAAGTCCGCTTCATGA
- a CDS encoding HlyD family secretion protein, whose translation MSKHLKAISLGSMALAAVGAIGWGVWHFRENHSMNTDDCRVEASIVSVGSKLAERIISVEVEEGDAVSRGQTLAHLDGRTMQARLLAARSRVKLMQARNDEMQAGFRPQEIESQRARTAQASASLEHARRDYERIEKLVREQAGISSADRDAVRATYLAAQAVEKAEQETLALRLEGYREEEKRSAQAQLEAARAELEELEVLCGECVVKSPVDGVIARKLVNEGEMVSSGQKLFSIVDSNDIWLNVRVEETKIGRIRQGQDVRFTLDGYHGRVFHGMVYEIGAATYATFSLISTENVSGYFTKVMQRFPVKVSLPEAEEGIVFRPGMQGKVSIDF comes from the coding sequence ATGAGCAAACATTTGAAAGCCATTTCACTGGGCAGCATGGCCCTGGCAGCCGTGGGAGCCATCGGCTGGGGCGTCTGGCATTTCCGGGAGAACCATTCCATGAACACGGATGACTGCCGGGTGGAGGCGAGCATCGTTTCCGTGGGGTCAAAGCTGGCGGAGCGCATCATCAGCGTGGAGGTGGAGGAAGGGGACGCCGTGAGCCGTGGACAGACGCTGGCCCACCTGGACGGGCGCACCATGCAGGCGCGCCTGCTGGCCGCCCGTTCCCGTGTCAAGCTGATGCAGGCCAGGAATGATGAAATGCAGGCCGGTTTCCGCCCGCAGGAAATAGAATCCCAGAGGGCCAGGACGGCCCAGGCGTCCGCCAGCCTGGAACATGCCCGGCGGGATTATGAGCGCATTGAAAAGCTGGTGAGGGAGCAGGCGGGCATCAGCTCCGCGGACCGGGACGCCGTACGGGCCACCTACCTGGCGGCGCAGGCGGTGGAAAAGGCGGAACAGGAAACCCTGGCCCTCAGGCTGGAGGGTTACCGCGAGGAGGAAAAAAGGTCCGCACAGGCCCAGCTGGAAGCAGCTCGTGCGGAACTGGAAGAGCTGGAAGTACTGTGCGGGGAATGTGTGGTCAAGTCTCCCGTGGACGGGGTGATTGCCCGCAAGCTGGTGAATGAAGGGGAGATGGTCAGTTCCGGACAGAAGCTTTTTTCCATTGTGGACAGCAATGACATCTGGCTCAACGTCCGCGTGGAGGAAACCAAAATAGGCCGTATCCGCCAGGGGCAGGACGTGAGGTTTACCCTGGACGGTTATCACGGCAGGGTGTTCCACGGCATGGTTTATGAGATAGGGGCGGCCACTTACGCCACCTTTTCCCTGATATCCACGGAGAACGTCAGCGGTTATTTTACCAAGGTCATGCAGCGGTTCCCCGTCAAGGTGAGCCTGCCGGAGGCGGAGGAAGGCATCGTATTCCGTCCGGGGATGCAGGGAAAGGTTTCCATTGATTTTTAA
- a CDS encoding TetR/AcrR family transcriptional regulator, whose translation MEQMTRVQQNTLRKIVEAAIELMSERGFHRVSVQEVGAKAGICEKTVFRYFATKKSLLDEIIRYREYASELKREFENRKTWDLAHDLKLAARLYFQETKAKRNAFRAYLSALDSVDTNGDDFLRDPRELHSFLCEYMTAMQEKGKVREGDVQLMVRAFINTLHGYMLMYCLNDDSRTWQDKVASMKLTIGLFIQGFSRQCTSCGA comes from the coding sequence ATGGAGCAAATGACACGGGTCCAGCAGAACACGCTGAGAAAGATTGTAGAGGCGGCCATTGAGCTGATGAGCGAAAGGGGGTTCCACCGCGTCAGCGTTCAGGAGGTGGGGGCAAAGGCCGGTATTTGTGAAAAAACCGTCTTCCGCTATTTTGCCACCAAGAAGTCCCTGCTGGATGAAATCATCAGGTACCGGGAATATGCCAGTGAACTGAAAAGGGAATTCGAGAACAGGAAAACGTGGGACTTGGCGCATGACCTGAAACTGGCCGCGCGCCTGTACTTCCAGGAGACGAAGGCCAAGAGAAACGCCTTCCGTGCCTACTTGAGCGCGTTGGACTCCGTGGACACGAACGGGGATGATTTTTTGCGCGATCCGCGGGAGCTTCACTCCTTCCTGTGTGAGTACATGACCGCCATGCAGGAAAAAGGAAAAGTCAGGGAAGGGGACGTGCAGCTCATGGTGCGCGCTTTCATCAATACCCTGCACGGCTACATGCTGATGTACTGCCTGAATGATGACAGCAGGACGTGGCAGGACAAGGTAGCCTCCATGAAGCTGACCATTGGCCTGTTCATTCAGGGATTTTCCCGGCAATGCACATCCTGCGGAGCATGA
- the rpsO gene encoding 30S ribosomal protein S15, whose product MSNEINLQEFKMHEKDSGSSSYQIAHLTQRIAHLTDHLSTNKHDVSSRRGLLKMVALRRKLLDYVKREDLAQYQSLIQRLGLRR is encoded by the coding sequence ATGAGTAACGAAATCAATTTGCAGGAATTCAAGATGCACGAAAAGGATTCCGGTAGCTCCAGCTACCAGATCGCCCACCTGACCCAGCGCATCGCCCACCTGACCGACCACCTGAGCACGAACAAGCATGATGTTTCTTCCCGCCGCGGGTTGTTGAAAATGGTGGCTCTGCGCCGCAAGCTTCTTGATTACGTCAAGCGTGAAGATCTGGCCCAGTATCAGAGCCTGATTCAGCGTCTTGGCCTTCGCCGCTAA
- a CDS encoding sugar O-acetyltransferase, with protein sequence MASKDWNNMLAGRLYNAQDSELTAGRLRARKLLFRYNQSAPEEESLRREVARELFGRMGDNCYLEPPLRCDYGTNIRLGDRVYANFNLVVLDCAAVTIGNDVLIGPNVGIYTATHPVDPGLRRDGLEFALPVTIEDGVWIGGHTAIGPGVRIGRNSVIGAGSVVTKNIPANVVAVGNPCRVMRPVTEKDREIWGTAGKDDEAASSGTESNSPA encoded by the coding sequence ATGGCCTCGAAGGACTGGAATAACATGCTGGCCGGGCGTTTGTACAATGCCCAGGATTCCGAATTGACTGCCGGGCGCCTGAGGGCGCGCAAGCTTCTCTTCCGTTACAACCAGTCCGCTCCGGAGGAGGAAAGTCTGCGACGGGAAGTGGCGCGGGAGCTCTTCGGCCGCATGGGGGACAATTGCTATCTGGAGCCTCCCCTGCGGTGCGACTATGGAACGAATATCCGGCTGGGGGACCGCGTATATGCCAACTTCAACCTGGTGGTGCTGGACTGCGCCGCCGTCACGATCGGCAATGATGTGCTGATAGGCCCCAATGTGGGAATTTACACCGCTACGCATCCCGTGGACCCGGGGCTGAGGCGGGACGGGCTGGAATTTGCGCTGCCCGTCACCATTGAGGACGGCGTATGGATAGGCGGCCATACGGCCATTGGACCGGGCGTGCGTATCGGACGGAATTCCGTGATAGGCGCGGGAAGCGTGGTGACGAAGAACATTCCCGCCAACGTGGTGGCCGTAGGAAACCCCTGCCGCGTGATGAGGCCCGTGACGGAAAAGGACCGCGAGATATGGGGCACGGCGGGAAAAGATGATGAGGCTGCATCCTCAGGAACGGAGTCAAATTCTCCCGCATGA